Proteins from a genomic interval of Desulfovibrio piger:
- a CDS encoding cytochrome c3 family protein has translation MKIRTLSMIAAALLLASSAAWAGSYVSHKSMHQDLACVDCHQEEVGRTPPPSEACLNCHGPMQDLIKKTEGFKRNPHYTPHWGDTVPCYTCHKEHKKSELLCANSYCHVKNFEGVTLK, from the coding sequence ATGAAGATACGCACGTTGAGCATGATCGCCGCCGCCCTTTTGCTGGCAAGCTCTGCCGCCTGGGCCGGGAGCTATGTGAGCCACAAAAGCATGCACCAGGACCTGGCCTGCGTGGACTGCCACCAGGAAGAAGTGGGCCGCACGCCGCCGCCCAGCGAAGCCTGCCTGAACTGCCATGGTCCCATGCAGGATCTCATCAAGAAAACGGAAGGGTTCAAGCGTAACCCGCACTATACGCCGCACTGGGGCGATACGGTGCCCTGCTACACCTGCCACAAGGAGCACAAGAAGTCAGAGCTGCTCTGTGCCAACAGCTACTGCCATGTGAAGAACTTCGAAGGGGTCACGCTCAAGTAG
- a CDS encoding outer membrane homotrimeric porin, whose protein sequence is MKKLAILFIAATMALAAADAQAIDFKAKGIWQVGMGLSQRNFVKSVGGNKTDSNDVMNSRSRIRFQMDAVASESLSGSVHFEIGHIQWGQQAGGGALGADSTSAIKVRMAFMDWQVPDTSLKVRMGLQNLTLPTKAGNSSVAGNLDVAGIVASWQFSETVGLSALWLRPFNDNYSAEGNTNYLDNMDIWGLTLPVRLEGFEMTPWVLYGIRGKNTFNGTQIWNDGNPMTSMGAYPFGMTAAGARGFTDLDTDKMYGSLFWAGLPVAITAFDPWNIEFELNYGYVEGMGRYDALERGVDPVRGSTQRQGWLAKALVEYKTDWGRPGIFGWYGSGDDGDIKNGSERLPSLRANGMFSSVMGDDVHYGGSLQDQKMTYAGTWGLGLQVADVSFMEDLKHTFRVLYWGGTNSPSMVKYATTRTDWNYTNDYEGIYLTTNDGLLEFNINSVYQVYDNFSIGLWLGYIANLMDSGTWQDGHAYLGDSYSKQDIWNVDLTFAYTF, encoded by the coding sequence ATGAAGAAGCTTGCCATTCTCTTTATCGCCGCAACCATGGCGCTGGCTGCCGCCGATGCCCAGGCCATCGACTTCAAGGCCAAAGGTATCTGGCAGGTGGGCATGGGCCTGTCACAAAGGAACTTCGTCAAATCCGTCGGCGGGAACAAGACCGACAGCAATGATGTCATGAACAGCCGTTCCCGCATCCGCTTCCAGATGGATGCTGTCGCCTCGGAGAGCCTGTCCGGCAGCGTGCATTTCGAGATCGGCCATATCCAGTGGGGCCAGCAGGCCGGCGGCGGCGCCCTGGGGGCCGACAGCACCTCGGCCATCAAGGTCCGCATGGCCTTCATGGACTGGCAGGTGCCCGACACCAGCCTGAAGGTCCGCATGGGCCTGCAGAACCTGACCCTGCCCACCAAGGCAGGCAACTCGTCCGTCGCGGGCAACCTGGATGTGGCCGGGATCGTGGCCTCCTGGCAGTTCTCGGAGACCGTGGGGCTTTCGGCCCTCTGGCTGCGCCCCTTCAACGACAACTACAGCGCCGAGGGCAATACCAACTATCTCGACAACATGGACATCTGGGGCCTGACCCTGCCCGTGCGTCTTGAAGGTTTCGAGATGACCCCCTGGGTGCTGTACGGCATCCGCGGCAAGAACACCTTCAACGGCACCCAGATCTGGAACGACGGCAACCCCATGACCAGCATGGGGGCCTATCCCTTCGGCATGACCGCCGCCGGGGCCCGCGGCTTTACGGACCTCGATACCGACAAGATGTACGGCAGCCTGTTCTGGGCCGGTTTGCCCGTGGCCATCACGGCCTTCGATCCCTGGAACATCGAGTTCGAGCTCAACTACGGCTATGTGGAAGGCATGGGCCGCTACGATGCCCTGGAACGCGGCGTGGACCCGGTACGCGGCAGCACACAGCGGCAGGGCTGGCTGGCCAAGGCCCTTGTGGAATACAAGACGGACTGGGGCAGGCCCGGCATCTTCGGCTGGTACGGCAGCGGTGACGACGGCGACATCAAGAACGGTTCCGAGCGTCTGCCCAGCCTGCGCGCCAACGGCATGTTCTCGTCCGTCATGGGCGACGACGTCCATTACGGCGGCAGCCTGCAGGACCAGAAGATGACCTATGCCGGTACCTGGGGCCTGGGGCTCCAGGTGGCGGACGTCAGCTTCATGGAAGACCTCAAGCATACCTTCCGCGTCCTCTACTGGGGCGGGACCAACAGCCCATCCATGGTCAAATACGCCACCACCCGCACGGACTGGAACTACACCAACGATTACGAAGGGATCTATCTGACCACCAATGACGGGCTGCTGGAGTTCAACATCAACAGCGTCTACCAGGTCTACGACAACTTCAGCATCGGCCTCTGGCTGGGCTACATCGCCAACCTGATGGACTCCGGTACCTGGCAGGACGGCCACGCCTATCTTGGGGACAGCTACAGCAAGCAGGACATCTGGAACGTCGACCTGACCTTTGCCTATACCTTCTAG